The nucleotide sequence tttaattactttattattttttgtgatacgcttaatatcattgtttttaagtttaaatgagttgtatgtttttattttcaaattcatttctcaactttaaattacagcaaaaaatactgcagttttacaatgaaccttccactgaacatccctgcgtgcgaacttcgttttcatttcaggtgtatggcaacaccaacttttcgctaaattatagaactttaacattaaattacttaaaaactataagcctccggcaggttctgttttcagttttaagatgaggatacacccctctatcaccctctttttaccgttttttccaaagcgatcgGCACTATACTAAATTCTAGCCATACGAACTGTTAAATGGAAAAATGCGGTAGAAATAAGGACTTGAAAGAATGCTTACATATCCATTTGGAAAACAAGATCTAGTTTTACCAAAACACGTTGATTTCATAGAAAATTCTGACCCGTTTTTCATTCTGAGGAGGAACAAAGATTCATATGGGAATAGAAAGAGTGCATGCCAAAAAGAATCTGTTGAATGAACTttgcatatcgcaccctaaatacaaaaggggcacaactcaaaattttccacactcgagcttgacttgtttacagtagcacagaaaacaaactatgggacatatcacgctgaaatttgccatgtaagcttataacagtcctaccaaaaaacaaaaaatttatttttgccatatgtcatccgcgtaccgttttattgataacgtctcgctcatatttgagcacaagatacattttgagttgtgacccttttgtatttagggtgcgatatgtttaaTTACCCACAAAATAGCCGAACAAATAACCGAACCAAAAAATTGGCAGCCTGttaaatttagattttgtttaaaattttttaagtgacATTTCCAACACAataataggcctcttctattcaccACTTCTCTGCTGGCAATCTCTCTGCTCGGCTCACTTGTCGAAAAATTTACATGTgacagcaaaaacaaagttatcgagaaTTATTCGCAGCTAACTTGCATGGTTATCCCTCATAGAACTGATATGactcactattttacaaacaaatgtaatattaGGGAGTTCTATTTCAGCGCTGccaagatatgtttatttatattagttgcTTCCTCTACTCGCCACTTTCTAGTGCTTGGCAAAAGTCAACGTAAAATCGACGTTTTCTGCCGCTATTAACTTATGTTAATTGGCCTTTTCCACGGGCTTCGCTGCAGTGACGGGTGACGAATTCTTTAACATGTGTGAATCACTTTTCTGATGTGGCAACATTTTCTTAGTGTCTAAATAAATATGGAgaattttaatttgtgtttttgtccTATATTCGTCAGCTGTCTGCAGCTAGttgtagaaaataatttaattcgagTGTATTGCGATAAACAACGTCTCCCCCAATAGGAAATACATAAGTGaaagtgattaattttttttatgaaatcttCCGATGTCGATGTTTAAAGCACGGcaagtataattttttagtatatcgTGTCATAAATATAACtcgaatattaattttttatagcgtTAGGGAGTTTGAGGATGCGCTGGAAAGGAATGAAATCGACTTGAATTCACTTCGAAATCTTTGTTTTCATggtgagaaataaaataaaaattaaaaatcaaatacgtTTTAATATCTGTGTATGTCAAGGTATCCCTGACGTGGGTAGTTTCAGAGCAGTATGCTGGAAATTCCTCCTAGGTTACTTGGGACCCAAGCGATGTACCTGGACTGAAACTCTCAAAAAGAAGCGAGCTCTGTATCGGCAATTTATAGAAGAACTGGTTCTTCCACCGGGCTTAAATTGCGACAATAATAAAGATAATAAGAATTCTGGACTTAGTGATCATCCACTCAGTGAAGGGCCGGAAAGCGCTTGGAATACATTCTTTCAAGATAAtgaatttttactgcaaattgaCAAAGACGTTCGACGCTTATGTCCAGACATATCGTTCTTTCAACAAGCAACTGAATATCCTTGCGATATAGTGGTTCATAGCAGGGGAGAACGAAGATTGCATCAGCGCGTAGTCCCCACTATGTTGAGCTCGGCAAATGTAGAACGCAAGGGTTTGGGAATGACAAAGGTAAAACGTGCAattgattttaaaatgaaatagctctctgagaaatataaaaaaaccagtATGTATATTTGTCTACACATGCATTTCATTATGTGTCGAAGTAGCAGGTAAACTacgaccaaatttttattgtaactaATTAACCAACGACTATATTTGTAGATAAATCTCATAACGAAGCGTTCCAATGAAAATTACATTGCAATGGAAGAAGGTCAAGAGGCGCATTGGGAAGTGGTGCAGCGCATACTCTTCCTTTATGCAAAACTGAATCCCGGTCAAGGCTATGTTCAAGGCATGAATGAAATTGTAGGGCCAATCTATTATATTATGGCCTCTGACCCAGATCTTGAATATAGAAGTGAGTCATACCTCAATATGTTATTAcgtctattaaaattaaacaaccatGTGATATTAAATGTTTAGAATATGCTGAGGCAGACTGTTTTTTCTGCTTCACCGCATTAATGAGTGAAATTCGGGACTTTTTCATTAAAACACTGGATGATTCCGAAGGAGGCATTAAATTTATAATggcaaaattggcaaatatgttaaaagaaaaagatcCTGAAGTGTATGACAGATTAAAAGAGCAGGAACTACATCCTCAGTACTATAGTTTTaggtaaaaacaaatataacccACACAGATGAGTTTTCTAAGTTAATTTTTACATATCTTAGATGGATAACACTACTGCTGTCACAGGAATTCCCATTGCCCGATGTCGTTCGGATATGGGACTCTGTTTTTGCTGATGAGCACCGATTCCAGTTCTTGATAAAAATATGTTGTGCA is from Anastrepha ludens isolate Willacy chromosome 4, idAnaLude1.1, whole genome shotgun sequence and encodes:
- the LOC128859636 gene encoding TBC1 domain family member 13, producing MSMFKARVREFEDALERNEIDLNSLRNLCFHGIPDVGSFRAVCWKFLLGYLGPKRCTWTETLKKKRALYRQFIEELVLPPGLNCDNNKDNKNSGLSDHPLSEGPESAWNTFFQDNEFLLQIDKDVRRLCPDISFFQQATEYPCDIVVHSRGERRLHQRVVPTMLSSANVERKGLGMTKINLITKRSNENYIAMEEGQEAHWEVVQRILFLYAKLNPGQGYVQGMNEIVGPIYYIMASDPDLEYRKYAEADCFFCFTALMSEIRDFFIKTLDDSEGGIKFIMAKLANMLKEKDPEVYDRLKEQELHPQYYSFRWITLLLSQEFPLPDVVRIWDSVFADEHRFQFLIKICCAMILIQRELILQNDFASNVKLLQNYPPIDINVVLSHAVSLQG